The following is a genomic window from Prevotella sp. E13-17.
TATGGATTGGAGTTTCAAGACTTCGTGCCACTGGACGGCATTGGTGGTATCATTGTGAAGGGCACCACCTTGAAGCCTCGTCAGGGCAATGACTACCCCCGTATGGCCGAGACACCACAGGGCATGCTGAACTGTGTGGGCTTGCAGAATAAAGGCGTTGATTATTTTGCTGAGCACATCTATCCTCAGCTAAAGGACATAGATACGAATTGGATTGTGAACGTCAGTGGTTCTTCGCCCGAAGACTATGCCGAATGTGCGGCTCGTATCGCCCAACTTGAGAAAGTGCCTGCCATCGAGCTGAATATCTCGTGTCCTAACGTGCACGATGGCGGTATGGCCTTTGGCGTGACGTGTGCTGGTGCAGAGAGTGTGGTAAAGGCTGTTCGCGAACGCTATCATAAGACGCTCATTGTCAAGTTGTCGCCCAACGTGACAGACATTACCGAGATTGCCCGTGCTGTAGAGGCTGCTGGTGCCGATTCGGTATCGCTGATCAACACGCTGATGGGTACGGCCATCGACATCGAAAAGCGCCGTCGTGTGCTGAGTATCGGTACGGGTGGCTTGAGTGGTCCTTGCGTTAAGCCCGTAGCATTACGCATGGTTTATCAGGTGGCACGTGCCGTCAAGATTCCCGTCATCGGACTGGGTGGCATATCATCGGCTACCGATGCACTTGAGTTCCTGATGGCGGGTGCTACAGCCATAGAGATTGGTACTGCCAACTTCCTTGATCCTGCCGTGACCATTAAGGTGCGCGATGGCATCAATGAGTGGCTTGATCGTCACGGCGTAGATTCTGTACAGGAGATTATAGGCT
Proteins encoded in this region:
- a CDS encoding dihydroorotate dehydrogenase, whose translation is MARLDVKIKDLCLKNPVMTASGTFGYGLEFQDFVPLDGIGGIIVKGTTLKPRQGNDYPRMAETPQGMLNCVGLQNKGVDYFAEHIYPQLKDIDTNWIVNVSGSSPEDYAECAARIAQLEKVPAIELNISCPNVHDGGMAFGVTCAGAESVVKAVRERYHKTLIVKLSPNVTDITEIARAVEAAGADSVSLINTLMGTAIDIEKRRRVLSIGTGGLSGPCVKPVALRMVYQVARAVKIPVIGLGGISSATDALEFLMAGATAIEIGTANFLDPAVTIKVRDGINEWLDRHGVDSVQEIIGCVE